The following coding sequences lie in one Mercenaria mercenaria strain notata chromosome 5, MADL_Memer_1, whole genome shotgun sequence genomic window:
- the LOC123557801 gene encoding phenolphthiocerol/phthiocerol polyketide synthase subunit C-like, with product MDGVDDIAIIGIGCRVPGADNAEEFWRVLVNGENPIIDVPKDRWNNDAFYSEDRDEAGKTYVKKAGFIKGHDEWDNKFFGVSDNEAVTVDPQQRIVLDCAHMALEDAGITRQQLKGSQTGVYIGVMNDDYKGMSGFEHKEDSSYSATGMSTTIISARVSYVYDLHGPCMVVDTACSSSMMAIHLGSQAIKSGDCEMAVCGGVSLMLTPDQFMILCKAKMLSPTGQCQSFCDTADGYARGEGCGIVMIKSYKQALHDRNKIWGIIKTGSNQDGHTAQPITAPSGEQQEKLLKKVYSQYNLDPISLQYIEAHGTGTPIGDPTEINAIGKFIQSYRQKQPHDKTDTDNNDENEIPLSNKVNNTSAILIGSVKSNIGHLESAAGVAALIKVLLMMKHGKFVPSLHVEKDKSNVNRKIILDEHGLDISLQVSEWNPNKQGDRICCVNCFGFGGSNTHAVVIQKRLPIQTIQKPYDNNTENAYKIIFISDLNKTSLKRKMEVFAEDFEIRKHDISLNDISFTSVFHRDHFTYRTLIFGKTADEILQNTKQKLTQLDETGTGEKLRIIFVFCGVGTTWKGMCIEMMKTQSVFKKTVSNIDEILKPLAGSSIAEMFQNDTDYSDPFINHIAIFCTQVALFELWKSWGICPQAVIGQSVGEVAAAYASGALHLKDAIQVIYYRSKILSEMTGGKMMVAGNISVDTLESLCKKYSHRVIIAVYNSPVSCTLSGDADAMEKIKTALEEMNKKENAGIMITPLPVQCAYHSHHMEPCTIQIENELKAIEKGKRTVDHYSTVTGQLAEYDEFQTGKYWAENIRKPVLFMNAIRLSLDHNATNLFVEIGPRQVVRAHLMNILGENIKGKTLPSMDAYKECQSIYSSLRSLLEHGADLKWERVVPPDGNIVSIPRHVFQKTKQLNIPEGKQRLLKGITKSPESHLFIRQHADAGKAGFQIHIDKETSPFVYDHYMYNSVLVPGATYVETAFEIAHQQSPLNVYEVSVSLEFVNTLMPKNEKQCVVDVEVENNEQNGYQYYIRQNEKMLCKGNITPRTEQVRKSFNIETIKDRCKKHRTREENYECLSHLHFQYGETLRVIDQSWSSSTECIVEYRIPESVMRHRKATHMHPSVIDGMFQTAVLLGTAGFDRSALPKGFASFVINRPPQSRMFGYTTLVKSSSTGNYYNLALLCPDGQVLAEAYEFYIRLMTDGSDNLQNMQYCVTWQETEMFASISQSKEKLAKTTATVFASERFLSFYKPLPDESMNFISIGKEGMFRHGLSNMHKSEAVIFAPLYHIEETTRDGIVLFEYIQKSFMNLSVIISVLREQELEIPIFVVTENVMGRHQKTTNVCGAELWGMVRSAVAEGAYRDIKLIDMTFTGENTGMLQTVLKHVTLAGNEYLIENGKVYHSVITETNDQELLTRREIHPVMAEKVVLKSLSPRGIKHPYLDMRSSEDAEIQKPKQCKIRLKELCLHDSSLFLFSPKLASDDENIITEEESGYPVICIEGVGSKYCCSKPSAIPNNTGFCFPVCVSAVISVPLKCSFDIDDLQFYVPGMITVGVILLNIVDTCKNSSRVTCIVDDESRLCVQLLKHLFSTRTSTSLIIETFDELADRLKNGHPNIRTVIILAKLTCDKLDAITKRFSALQRIVSMECFFSKEQKMLMKLRRENILLHILKAEDMFSLSELTEKVPKVYSSFKSITNKAVYCFEQPEPGDTNNKEKDIFCLPYSVLILRDDNGKASVPLKVSEENVFRTNGCYIVVGGLTGLGWELVQLIASLGAKYIATLSRSLPDKHRENEIEKVVKLYSCQIIPIQADITDLNQLKKGMEKLRNIIGRDINIRGVLHGGGVTCDKFLKNMSETDVKQVLLPKVLGTWNLHYVTLSMPLDFFIMHSSVVSVFGNQGQCNYAAGNSFQDSFAHYRRGLGLCGQSINWSTLSLGMAMENTELQKYLRIQGFYFLSIEEIKICFMQAVMKNQVQVMFGKFDWLKMQENPIVGTNPTKFREILKKLPTATRKNKETDTNFTLCDFVNRNSKEQEQIVYDLVKSKIVEAFVVDESTLSENTTIVTLGIDSMAAMNFSSSVFDETNVRIPIETLFVESTSLGVLMRYILTRIQKRTDLCHNKTQQADENLQKYLQGNVTFMQKSLLDDFVKDPFSRNILIQVDFEIKGISLKKRDWKVVVNHLIKINPDLRRIYNINGNGSYQSVLLDGQSVDIDINEVEFSSICTESAKDERDKIHMDITKELPIRIMIAFEKGTVRVRMFVHAVLGDLSGMIILFREINDIAKCYIQHKELPVKDEIIVPAEAVRKAILPRTSTLKTFWKAQLKQNIKPFTLSDDINMELDEKHWENESLKLPPNLVHEIMDYIKGEGVSMYHFVISIYMILLHEKTGKYLIPVVTNIDMRGHVPQLKSVITRCSNAIPIIGDLGEMSTVSVYLKKNSDHLNKMTQHGAYPYELIEKEMQSKELAKHIGRHRLIMENMTNLNASFEHEDVEIRLGQFYYKRHVYETTLHIVYDTQQNVVILEFGYNGKAITKSNARQMLDRMLDLMWKFIEFPQEEVKSFLDNSNSVVERHILTHDSSRHVNCLANDKLRKTDNTESIWKEKQSQCSQINQNVIREDVFTKQTKQGWEHSVKLKLVKHVFSENNAVLKMIWGRGKKKKTLYGHTISEVEIKRLNGMIYILVKTLEDVVIFKTSSHSKAKDWLATFKQMDRK from the exons gtGACTGTGAAATGGCTGTCTGTGGTGGTGTAAGCCTAATGTTGACGCCCGATCAGTTTATGATACTTTGTAAGGCGAAGATGTTATCCCCTACCGGCCAATGTCAGAGTTTCTGCGATACAGCTGACGGATATGCTCGGGGAGAAGGGTGTGGTATCGTTATGATAAAGTCATACAAGCAG gcgttacatgacagaaataaGATCTGGGGAATTATCAAAACCGGAAGTAATCAAGATGGACACACAGCACAACCAATCACAGCTCCTTCTGGTGAGCAGCAAGAAAAACTACTGAAGAAAGTATACTCCCAATACAATCTTGATCCCATCAGTCTTCAGTATATAGAGGCACATG GTACAGGTACTCCGATTGGAGATCCCACAGAGATCAATGCTATTGGTAAGTTCATACAGTCATACAGACAGAAACAGCCGCATGACAAAACGGACACAGATAATAATGACGAAAATGAAATTCCATTGTCAAACAAAGTCAATAATACATCAGCTATATTAATTGGATCTGTAAAGTCTAACATTGGTCATCTTGAATCTGCCGCTGGCGTAGCGGCGCTCATTAAGGTACTTCTAATGATGAAACATGGTAAGTTCGTACCAAGCCTACACGTAGAGAAAGATAAGTCGAACGTCAACAGGAAAATAATCTTAGATGAGCACGGTCTTGATATATCTCTGCAAGTATCGGAGTGGAACCCAAACAAACAAGGAGACAGGATTTGTTGCGTAAACTGCTTTGGTTTTGGGGGTTCCAATACGCATGCTGTCGTTATTCAGAAAAGGCTTCCTATCCAGACAATACAGAAACCGTATGATAACAATACTGAGAACgcatataaaattatctttatctCAGATCTGAACAAAACTTCACTAAAACGTAAAATGGAAGTGTTTGCGGAAGATTTTGAAATAAGAAAGCATGATATTTCACTAAATGATATATCGTTTACATCTGTTTTTCACCGAGACCATTTTACTTACCGAACATTAATTTTCGGAAAAACTGCAGACGAGATTCTgcaaaatacaaaacagaaaTTGACACAATTAGATGAGACTGGGACAGGGGAAAAGCTACGCATCATATTTGTGTTTTGTGGAGTTGGAACGACCTGGAAAGGAATGTGTATTGAGATGATGAAAACACAGAGTGTATTCAAGAAGACCGTTAGTAATATTGATGAAATACTGAAACCATTAGCCGGATCGAGTATTGCAGAAATGTTTCAAAACGACACAGACTACAGTGACCCATTCATAAACCATATTGCAATTTTTTGCACACAGGTAGCATTGTTCGAGTTGTGGAAAAGTTGGGGAATTTGTCCTCAAGCAGTTATAGGTCAGTCTGTTGGAGAGGTTGCTGCAGCGTATGCTTCAGGGGCGCTACATTTGAAAGATGCCATCCAGGTGATATACTATCGATCAAAGATTTTATCGGAAATGACAGGCGGTAAAATGATGGTAGCAGGAAATATTTCCGTTGATACTTTAGAATCACTTTGTAAAAAGTACAGCCATCGTGTAATCATAGCTGTGTATAACAGTCCAGTGTCATGTACACTTTCCGGTGACGCAGATGCAATGGAAAAGATCAAAACAGCTTTGGAGGAAATGAATAAAAAGGAAAACGCAGGAATAATGATCACGCCCCTACCTGTTCAATGTGCCTATCACAGCCACCATATGGAACCCTGTACCATACAGATTGAGAACGAATTAAAAGCGATCGAGAAAGGAAAAAGAACTGTAGATCATTATTCGACTGTAACAGGGCAGCTTGCTGAGTATGATGAGTTTCAGACTGGAAAATATTGGGCTGAAAACATTCGAAAGCCGGTCCTATTTATGAATGCCATTCGTCTGTCTTTAGATCACAATGCCACTAATTTGTTTGTAGAAATTGGACCAAGACAAGTCGTTCGAGCTCATTTGATGAATATCTTAGGCgaaaatataaaaggaaaaacCCTTCCTTCAATGGATGCATATAAAGAATGCCAAAGTATCTACTCATCCCTGAGAAGTCTTTTGGAGCATGGTGCTGATTTAAAATGGGAAAGAGTTGTGCCTCCTGACGGTAATATCGTATCAATTCCAAGACATGTCTTccagaaaacaaaacaacttaatattCCAGAAGGGAAACAACGCCTATTGAAAGGCATTACCAAAAGCCCCGAGTCACACCTATTTATAAGACAACATGCTGATGCTGGCAAAGCAGGCTTTCAAATACATATAGACAAAGAGACGTCGCCGTTTGTATATGATCATTACATGTATAACAGCGTACTTGTACCTGGTGCAACATACGTCGAAACAGCGTTCGAGATTGCTCATCAACAGTCACCATTAAACGTTTATGAAGTAAGTGTTTCCCTAGAATTTGTGAATACACTTATGCCTAAAAACGAGAAACAGTGTGTGGTAGATGTCGAAGTAGAAAacaacgaacaaaatggatatcAGTATTACATCAGACAAAATGAGAAAATGCTTTGTAAAGGGAACATCACCCCACGTACAGAGCAGGTAAGAAAGAGTTTCAACATAGAAACAATAAAAGACAGATGTAAAAAGCATAGGACAAGGGAAGAAAACTACGAATGCTTAAGCCATCTCCATTTTCAATACGGAGAAACTCTACGTGTCATAGACCAGTCATGGTCATCTTCGACCGAGTGCATCGTAGAATACAGAATACCGGAATCTGTCATGAGACATAGAAAGGCAACGCATATGCATCCATCTGTAATTGACGGTATGTTTCAAACTGCTGTTTTACTGGGCACAGCTGGTTTTGATCGATCAGCCCTACCCAAAGGGTTTGCTTCATTTGTAATAAACAGACCCCCTCAGAGTCGTATGTTTGGATACACTACACTTGTAAAATCATCATCAACTGGGAACTATTACAACCTTGCCCTGTTATGTCCAGATGGACAGGTTTTAGCGGAAGCTTATGAATTCTATATCAGACTAATGACAGATGGATCGGATAATCTGCAAAACATGCAGTACTGTGTGACATGGCAAGAAACAGAAATGTTTGCATCTATCAGTCAAAGTAAAGAGAAGTTAGCGAAAACCACCGCTACAGTGTTTGCTTCAGAAAGATTTCTTTCTTTCTACAAACCTTTACCAGACGAAAGTATGAATTTCATTAGTATCGGAAAAGAGGGTATGTTCCGCCACGGCTTAAGTAACATGCACAAGTCGGAAGCAGTAATATTTGCACCATTATACCACATCGAAGAAACTACGAGGGATGGCATAGTTCTGTTTGAATATATCCAAAAGTCATTTATGAATTTGTCTGTTATTATCAGTGTCCTGCGGGAACAAGAACTAGAAATACCGATTTTTGTAGTAACCGAAAATGTCATGGGTCGTCATCAAAAGACAACAAATGTTTGTGGAGCAGAATTATGGGGTATGGTCAGATCGGCAGTCGCCGAGGGAGCTTATAGGGATATTAAGCTGATTGATATGACGTTTACTGGAGAGAATACAGGCATGTTGCAAACAGTCTTGAAACATGTTACACTTGCTGGCAATgaatatttgatagaaaatggaaaGGTTTACCATTCGGTGATCACAGAAACAAATGATCAGGAACTTTTAACACGGAGGGAAATACACCCTGTAATGGCAGAGAAAGTTGTTCTCAAGTCGTTATCTCCACGCGGCATTAAACATCCGTACTTAGACATGAGATCATCAGAAGATGCTGAAATACAAAAACCTAAGCAGTGTAAAATCCGTTTGAAAGAATTATGTCTCCATGATTCTTCACTATTTCTTTTTTCACCGAAATTAGCCAGTGATGACGAAAATATCATTACTGAAGAAGAAAGTGGATATCCAGTCATATGTATTGAAGGTGTTGGAAGCAAATACTGCTGTAGCAAACCCAGTGCTATCCCAAATAATACTGGGTTTTGTTTTCCTGTGTGCGTATCGGCTGTTATCTCAGTTCCTTTAAAATGTAGTTTTGATATTGACGACTTGCAATTCTATGTCCCAGGAATGATTACTGTTGGAGTAATACTCTTGAATATTGTTGATACGTGCAAGAATTCTTCTAGAGTAACTTGTATTGTTGACGATGAGTCGAGACTCTGTGTGCAACTGTTGAAGCATTTGTTCTCTACAAGGACATCAACTTCACTGATTATTGAAACTTTCGACGAATTAGCTGACCGCTTGAAAAATGGTCATCCGAACATACGGACTGTCATTATTCTAGCAAAACTCACTTGTGACAAGTTAGATGCGATCACAAAACGATTTTCGGCATTACAAAGAATTGTTAGCATGGAATGTTTCTTTTCTAAGGAACAGAAAATGCTGATGAAATTAAGgagagaaaatattttacttcataTTCTAAAGGCAGAGGACATGTTTTCACTTTCTGAATTGACAGAGAAAGTACCAAAAGTTTATAGCAGCTTTAAATCTATTACAAATAAAGCGGTATATTGCTTTGAGCAGCCTGAGCCGGGAGACACCAATAACaaagaaaaagatatattttgcctTCCATATTCGGTCTTAATACTTCGAGACGACAATGGAAAAGCTTCTGTTCCCTTGAAAGTATCTGAAGAAAATGTATTCAGGACAAATGGTTGTTACATTGTTGTTGGAGGTCTTACAGGACTAGGGTGGGAGCTTGTCCAGTTGATTGCAAGTCTCGGCGCAAAGTACATCGCTACACTATCAAGAAGTCTTCCAGACAAACACAGGGAAAATGAAATAGAGAAGGTTGTGAAATTATACTCCTGTCAAATCATACCAATACAAGCTGATATAACCGATTTGAACCAACtgaaaaaaggaatggaaaaacTTAGGAACATAATTGGCAGAGATATAAATATCAGAGGGGTACTCCACGGGGGAGGAGTAACGTGcgacaaatttttgaaaaatatgtccgAAACAGATGTTAAACAGGTGCTGTTACCTAAGGTGTTAGGTACATGGAATCTACATTATGTAACATTAAGTATGCCACTTGATTTCTTCATAATGCACTCATCTGTAGTGTCTGTCTTTGGTAACCAAGGACAATGCAATTATGCTGCAGGAAACTCGTTCCAAGATTCTTTTGCTCATTATCGCCGAGGTTTGGGATTGTGTGGACAGAGTATTAATTGGAGTACTTTGTCTCTTGGTATGGCAATGGAGAACACAGAGTTGCAAAAATACCTACGAATCCAAGGATTCTACTTTTTAAGTATTGAAGAAATAAAGATTTGTTTCATGCAGGCGGTGATGAAAAATCAAGTACAGGTAATGTTTGGAAAGTTCGACTGGCTAAAGATGCAGGAGAATCCAATCGTGGGTACGAATCCTACAAAATTTCGAGAAATATTAAAGAAGTTACCTACCGCTACAAGAAAAAATAAGGAAACTGATACGAATTTTACTTTATGTGATTTTGTCAACAGAAACTCAAAGGAGCAAGAACAGATAGTTTACGATCTGGTGAAGTCGAAAATTGTCGAAGCATTTGTGGTAGATGAAAGTACATTGagtgaaaatacaacaattgTAACCCTGGGTATTGATTCAATGGCTGCCATGAACTTTTCAAGTTCTGTCTTTGATGAAACCAATGTAAGAATTCCTATTGAAACTCTGTTTGTTGAGTCAACCTCTCTAGGAGTTCTAATGCGTTATATACTTACTCGTATTCAAAAGAGAACAGATTTGTGTCACAACAAAACACAGCAAGCTGATGAAAACCTTCAAAAGTATTTACAAGGAAATGTTACTTTTATGCAGAAAAGCTTGCTAGATGATTTTGTAAAAGATCCGTTCAGTCGAAATATTTTAATACAGGTTGACTTCGAAATAAAAGGAATTTCTCTAAAGAAACGTGACTGGAAAGTTGTGGTGAACCATCTGATTAAAATAAATCCTGACCTTCGACGTATTTATAACATAAACGGAAATGGATCATATCAGTCCGTCTTACTTGATGGTCAGTCAGTCGATATAGATATAAATGAGGTGGAATTCAGCAGTATATGTACAGAAAGTGCTAAAGATGAAAGGGACAAAATACATATGGACATAACGAAAGAGTTGCCCATTCGAATTATGATCGCATTTGAAAAAGGAACAGTTCGTGTCCGAATGTTCGTCCATGCTGTTTTAGGAGATTTATCCGGTATGATAATTCTTTTTCGGGAAATCAATGATATTGCCAAATGTTATATACAGCATAAAGAATTGCCTGTAAAAGACGAAATCATTGTACCCGCAGAAGCTGTAAGAAAAGCAATTTTGCCACGCACGAGTACTCTTAAAACATTCTGGAAAGCTCaactgaaacaaaacataaagcCGTTTACACTTTCTGACGATATAAACATGGAACTAGACGAAAAGCACTGGGAAAATGAATCCCTAAAGCTACCACCAAACCTCGTACATGAAATAATGGATTACATCAAAGGAGAAGGAGTTTCAATGTATCACTTTGTCATATCTATATACATGATTCTCCTGCACGAAAAGACCGGGAAATATTTGATACCTGTGGTCACTAATATTGATATGAGGGGCCACGTACCACAGCTTAAATCTGTCATAACAAGGTGTTCAAATGCGATACCAATCATCGGCGACTTGGGGGAGATGAGTACTGTATCGGTATATCTCAAGAAAAACTCTGATCACTTAAACAAAATGACACAACATGGTGCATACCCATATGAGCttatagaaaaagaaatgcaGTCAAAGGAACTGGCGAAGCACATTGGACGACACAGACTCATTATGGAGAATATGACAAACCTGAATGCTTCATTCGAACATGAAGATGTTGAAATAAGACTAGGACAATTTTATTACAAGAGACATGTCTACGAAACAACATTGCACATAGTGTATGACACGCAACAAAATGTCGTCATTTTAGAGTTTGGATATAACGGGAAAGCAATCACAAAAAGTAATGCAAGACAGATGCTTGATCGGATGCTTGATCTGATGTGGAAATTTATAGAGTTTCCACAAGAAGAAGTAAAGTCATTCCTTGACAATTCAAACAGTGTTGTCGAACGTCATATTTTGACACATGATAGCTCAAGACACGTCAATTGTTTGGCGAATGATAAACTGAGAAAAACAGATAACACCGAAAGTATATGGAAGGAAAAGCAATCACAATGCAGTCAAATCAACCAAAATGTCATACGAGAGG ATGTATTCACGAAACAAACGAAACAAGGATGGGAGCATTCGGTGAAGTTGAAGCTAGTGAAACATGTATTCAGCGAAAACAATGCTGTTTTGAAGATGATCTGGGGACGAGGGAAGAAGAAAAAGACTTTGTATGGCCACACTATTTCTGAAGTTGAAATCAAGAGATTAAATG GAATGATTTATATCCTGGTGAAAACCCTTGAAGACGTggttattttcaaaacttcaagcCATTCCAAAGCCAAAGACTGGTTAGCAACATTTAAACAGATGGACAGGAAATAA